One part of the bacterium genome encodes these proteins:
- a CDS encoding LPXTG cell wall anchor domain-containing protein, whose translation MREGGIFDLPSALGIEVAMSDAVTEMDSCNLSGTFSESAQWLQNLLKEKGALSLVVDGKWGPCSESAFYGLFGVRTSQASVAEKTGLSCAKFVNYYGTVGGNCNGSDIIYEQQGTPPPAPTGTKKVAVIKKAEPKPVSLSVVKSPFKMATATPPTQVVQADTAGTSKTWIYVIGGLALLGIVGFFFLKKKSPAPVAPPPAIPNRRHRRRSHRIRLLK comes from the coding sequence ATGCGTGAGGGCGGCATTTTTGATCTTCCGTCAGCGCTCGGCATCGAAGTCGCGATGAGCGACGCCGTCACCGAGATGGACAGCTGCAACCTCTCCGGGACGTTCTCTGAATCGGCCCAGTGGCTCCAGAACCTCCTGAAGGAGAAGGGCGCACTGTCCCTCGTCGTGGACGGCAAGTGGGGGCCGTGCTCCGAGAGCGCGTTCTACGGACTGTTCGGCGTTCGCACGAGCCAAGCCTCCGTTGCGGAGAAGACCGGCCTGTCGTGTGCGAAGTTCGTGAACTACTACGGTACCGTTGGCGGAAACTGCAACGGCAGCGACATCATCTACGAGCAGCAGGGTACGCCGCCTCCCGCTCCGACCGGGACGAAGAAGGTCGCCGTCATCAAGAAGGCTGAGCCCAAGCCGGTCAGCCTTTCCGTGGTGAAGTCCCCGTTCAAAATGGCGACGGCAACGCCCCCCACACAGGTCGTGCAAGCCGACACAGCTGGCACTTCCAAGACGTGGATCTACGTGATCGGAGGGCTCGCGCTGCTCGGCATCGTCGGCTTTTTCTTCCTCAAGAAGAAGTCCCCTGCTCCGGTCGCGCCGCCCCCCGCCATCCCCAACAGGCGTCATCGCCGCCGGTCTCACCGCATTCGGCTTCTCAAGTAA